Genomic DNA from Acetilactobacillus jinshanensis:
ACACGGCCACGGGCAACATCCACGATATTATACATAATTCGATTATCTAAACCTAAGATAACGTCTAAATTACGTAATCCAATATCCATATCGACCATGCAGACACGTTTACCCATAAGTGCTAACGCGATACCGATATTAGCCGTGGAAGTCGTCTTACCAACTCCACCTTTACCGGAAGTAATAACGATTGCTTTTCCCATTACATTATTCCCCCAATTCGATTATAAAATTTAGGATTAATTTTTCTTAAATTAGCCGTCTTGCCATAGCTTAAGATATGTAGATCATTAACATAAGCTACGGTTTGATTAGATGCTGGAATTTGACGATCAGCAATCACGTCAAATTGTTCACCAATTCGAACTTGCTGAGCACTATGCAGATCACCAATAATCAATTTATCTTCAGAACTCGGAAAGCCAGCATGAACGATGCCTTCAACATTACCCATCAAATAAATATTACCATCGGTGTATAAGCGACCGCCCTGATGGATATTACCAAAAAAGAGCACGTCACCGTGCATCCGATATGATTGACCATTACGAATGGTTTTACTAATCACATGGACGTTGTGACGTTCTCTCAAATGATACGAATCAATCGTAGTGATTACGTTTGATTTAATGTCCTTTAAGCCGAATTCAGGGTACTTTTTAAAAACATTTTTCAACGTACTAATTTCTCGATAAGAAAATAATCGATTCCCCGTCAGGACCGTAAAATTAATTTTATGACGCGGGTCAGAATTTTTACCAAAACGCGCTAATAAAGATTTGAGTTCAGAATTAATCTTATCGATTCCACTTGCAGAATTAAGAAATAATTCATATCCATCTTGTGTTCCCTTTAAAGTAATTGCTCTCAAGATTAATTCTCCTCTAAATTATCCTTGCTGACAATAATTATATAACCTCTGAATGGGGTAATATAAGATCGCAAAAAGAATTGCGTTTAAGATCAGGGTCGGAACAGCACTGTAAAGAACAAAATTCATTCCTGCATACGCTGCAACACCCGTGATTCGACTAACGACTTGATCAGCAAGATCACCTAAGAACAAAACGATAATCAAATCAATCAAATAAATTACAAAAGCACTAATAAAATTAATCGAAAAGTATCGATACATGGCCCTAGTACAATAAACTACTAGAGGGAAAATAATTATAAATACGCCCCAGATACCGACATAATACCAATCAAACACGGCACCCAGTAACGTAGCCCAGCCTTCTAGATGAAGGTTATAATCATTCACAAAGAAAACAGCCATGACGAGCCAAAATAAAGATAGGTACGGAACCACTGAGTAAGATTTAAACAGGACCGACATTAAATTATAAGAAACCGATCCATCCAAGAAGAACGCAATTAACAATCCAATTGGAAAAACGTACTTTAATGACGAATTCTTAATCATAAACGATTCCTCTATTCATCTTTACCAACAACGGTTACCGTTTCAATATCATTCAAATTAGCGGCAGGTTTAATGTAAACTTCTTTAGATAGACCGTAATCATCTGAAGTTACTTTGGAAACTTTGCCGACGTATAAGCCTTTAGGCATGATGCCACCCAATCCATTGGTTGACACTTTATCACCACGTTTTAGTTTACCTTTAGTGGTAATATTACCCATCTTAATGCGGTTAGTTCCTCGATCGTAACCGGTTATGATCCCGTTAACGTTTTTACCGTGTTTACTATGAATCTGGATCGCAAATCGGTTAGCGGAACCACTGTTATCAGTAATCAATTCAACTTTACTGTTGGTCTTATTGACTTCAGCAATTCGACCGATTAATCCAGACGCCACGATTACAGGCATGTTCTTTTTAATTCCGGAACTTTCACCCTTGTTGATTATAATCTGATTTTGCCAATTGGATGGAGTTCGGGTCATAATCGATGCGTTAACAGATTTATAATCGGTTAAACTATGTCCTAAATGAAGTTGCTGCTTTAATCGAGTATTTTCATTTTGCAGGGCTTGATTACGAACTTGAGTTGATACAACAGTATCAACTCGTTTCTTTAACTTCTGATTCTCTTGATAGGTACTTAAAAGACCACCAATTGAATCAAAGCCACGATGAATACCATTAGTTGGGATGGTGATAACACGGTTAGTGAAGCCAACCACGTCGTTACCAAACTGCTGAATTAATGGTGGTGTTGATCGACGATTACGAACGTTTACCGATAATGTTATTAAGCCTAAACAAACAATTAGACATAAAATAGCGATTACTAATTTTCGATTAGAGAAAAACTTCCTCATAATGGGCCTCCATCACGTCATTTAATGTGCAATAAACCAGTTGCTGGCTTATTTACGTTTACGAATGGCGTTGATACTACTCAATGATTTACCGGTACCAATGGCAACACAATCCATTGGATGTTTAGCGATTGATACTGGTACTCGAGTTGCCTTGGAAATTACGTCAGCGATGTTCTTCAATAAAGCACCACCACCGGTCAATACGATACCATGGTCAATTACATCGGAAGCAATTTCAGGAGAAGTTTCTTCTAACGTTTCTTTAACGGCACTAATGATACCTTCAATGGGTTCATGCATTGCTTTAGCAACGTCAACCGCAGAGACCTTGGTCGTCTTTGGTAAACCAGTTAATAAATAACGACCACGAACGGTCATGTCATCAATCTTCTTAGCGTCTTCAATTGAAGCAGAACCAATATCCCACTTGATCTTTTCAGCAGTTCGTTCACCGATTAATAAGTTATAATGCTGACGAATGTAGTTAGCAATGGCGCTGTTTAACTTATCACCAGCAATTCGAACGGACTGGCTAGATACAATTCCGCCTAAAGAAATGGTGGCAATATCAGTAGTACCACCACCAATATCAACAACCATGCTACCAGTTGGGTCCATAACCGGTAAACCGGCACCAATCGCAGCAGCAAATGGTTCTTCGATTACATAAGCACCTTTAGCTCCGGCAACTCTAGTTGCATCAATTACGGCTCGTTTTTCAACAGCTGTAACGCTGCTAGGTACACAAACCATAACATAAGGACGACCTGCAGCATGACCTAAAGCCTTATTCATATAGTACTTCAGCATGGCAACCGTGGTGTCATAATCAGCGATCACACCATCCTTCATTGGTCGAATGGCTTTAATACTAGCTGGGGTTCGGCCAATCATATCGCGGGCTTCGTTACCAACGGCAACGACGTGGCCCGTTTTAGTACTTTTGGCAACTACGGACGGTTCACGTAGAACAATCCCCTTGCCTTCAACATAAACAATGGTGTTTGCAGTACCTAAATCGATACCGACGTTTTTTGTTCCAAATCCAAACAAAACTATTCATCCCTTCATACTTCATTTAACTCGTTTAAATTTAAGAATTTTTTTGATTTATAAATAACGGCCTTACGTTGGATATAAAATATAAGGATCCAGTAATTAATAATACATCATCCTGCGACATCATGGAAACTGTCTGGACAATTGCCTGCTTCCAATTTGGGATGTATTTAATGGGATGCTTAGCTTTTACATCTTCAGCTAATGGCTTTAAATCAGCAGCACCACGATGACCTGGACCGTGAAATTCAGTTAACACCAAGTGAACGTTATGAATCTGACTCAAAATCTTAACCATTTGCTGATATTGTTTATCAGCAAAAATAGCTAAAATTACGTAAACATCACGTTGCGCAAATCGTTTACTAAGGATCGGCTGAATAGCCTTAATTGCTGGAACGTTGTGTGCACCGTCAATCACCACGATCGGCGAACCGTTAAGCCGTTCAAAACGACCGGCCCAGAAAGTGCCAGCAAGGCCCTTTCGAATAATATTTGGATCAACATGCAAACCGTTAACTCGGCAGTACTGAAGATAAGTTTCCACAGCAACGGCGGCATTATCAATTTCATAGGTGCCGACCATTTGGATCTTAGCCCGATGTAAACTCAAGCCCTTTGATTTAAAATCAAAGATTTCGTTCCAGCCCGTTGGCTGATGATGTTTAATTAAGAAGTCTCGTCCTAAGATCGATAGATGACTATGTTTTTTAGCAGCCGTCTTCTTAATCACGTCTAACGGAGCTTTACTAATTCGACCAGCAACCACGGGTTTCCCTTGCTTGATAATGCCAGCCTTTTGATAAGCAATCTTAGGTAACGTATCACCCAGGATCTTCATGTGATCCCAGCTAACGGTTGTAATTGCAGAGACGTCAGGAATTAAAACGTTGGTCGAATCATAACGGCCACCGATCCCAACTTCGACGATCACAACGTCAGCATGATGTTCAGCAAAATATTTGAACATCATTGCTGTGATCACTTCAAATTCAGTTGGACCACCATCGGGCAACGCTTTATCCAACGCTTCTGCCACCGGGGCAACGGCCTTGGCTAGGCGAAGAATTGTTGAATTACTGACGGGCTTGCCATTAACACTAATCCGCTCGTTGAACGTCACTAAATACGGTGACGTAAAAGTACCGACCGAATAACCAGACTGCTGGAAAAGATTTCGTAGAAAAGTAACTACGGATCCCTTCCCGTTAGTTCCAGTTACATGGATCATGTGCTTAATTTTATTTTGCGGATTACCCAATTTTTTCATGAATAATCGCATTCGATCCAACGTTGGATCTCGTTTAAATTTATGACGACTCGCGATAAACGCTAACGCATCATGATAAGTATTCATGAAATCCTTCTTTATTTTTGACTGTTATTAATCGTAGCTAAACGTTTCTTAGCGGCATTTAACTTTGATAAGTTAGCGGCTTTCTTAGCTTTTTCGTTATCAACTAACTTCTTTGGAGCGTTCTTTACAAAGCCCTGGTTAGCTAACATCTTTTCAGAACGTTTAACTTCATGGGTGAAGTTATCGATCTGATCCTTAGTCCGCTTAACTTCAGCTTTCATGTCAACTAACTCGGACAGTGGAATACTAACCTGAGCATTATCCATAACACTGGTCATGGCTAACTTAGGTACCTGAACATCACTGCCAACTTTGAATTCCTTTGGATGGCAGAAGCGCTGAATGTAATCGTAGTTCTTCTTAAAGACTTGCTTTAAGGTTGGATCATTCGTCTTGATTAAGATGTTGACACTGCTGGACATCTTGGCATTGACTTCAGCCCGGATGTTACGAACGGTCTTAATCAAATCGATTAAACGACTCATTTCTTTTTCGGCCTGTGGATCATTGAATTCAGGATGATCAACTGGGTACTTAGCTGTTGCCAATGCGTTACCAACATGTGGCATTGCTAACCAGATCTTTTCGGTAACGAATGGCATGACTGGCTGTAATAGACGTAAGGTCTGATCCAATACGTAAGCTAAGACGTTCTGAGTATTCTTCTTAGCCTGGGCATCGTCACCAGTTAAAACAGCTTTACTCATTTCAATGTACCAGTCACAGAAGTCATCCCAGATGAAGTCATAAATGCAACGACCGGCTTCACCGAAGTTGAACTTGTCATACTGTGCAGTGATGTGATTAACAACGTGGTTTAAGCGACTTAAGATCCATCGATCAGCTAAGTTCATCTGATCACGCGGTGGTAAGACTGGCTTCTTCATGTCACCTAAGTTCATGATGACGTAACGGCTAGCGTTCCAGATCTTGTTAACGAAGTTCCAGGCTGAGTCCATCTTCTTGTAACTGAACTTAATATCCTGACCTTCGGTAGTTCCGTTAGATAAGAACCAACGTAATGCATCGGCACCGTACTTCTTGATGACGTCCATCGGATCGATCCCGTTACCAAGGGATTTACTCATCTTGACACCGTGTTCATCACGAATCAAACCATGTAATAATACATGTTTGAACGGTCGCTTACCAGTGAAGTGTAAACTCTGGAAAATCATGCGTGATACCCAGAAGAAGATGATGTCGTAACCAGTAACTAACGTATTGGTTGGGAAGTAACGCTTGTAATCATGGGCGTTAGTATCAGGCCAGCCCATGGTTACGAATGGCCATAAGGCACTTGAGAACCACGTATCTAAGACGTCTGGATCTTGTTTCCAGTTTTCAGGGTCTTTCGGTGCATGTTCACCAACGTAAACCTTACCAGTCTTCTTGTTATACCAAGCAGGAATTCGGTGGCCCCACCATAACTGACGTGAAATACACCAATCATGAATGTTGCCCATCCACTGCATAAAGGTATGTTCGAAACGCTTTGGAACGAAGTCAACACGGTTACTAGTCTTTTGATTTTCCATAGCGCGTTTAGCTAACGGCTTCATACGAACGAACCATTGAGTTGAAAGACGAGCTTCAACCTGAACACCGGTTCGAGATGAATGACCAACGGCATGGACGATTGGTACGATCTTGATAATCTTGTTTTCTTTTTTTAAATCGTTAACCATGGCTTTACGAGCCTGGAAACGAGTTAAACCTTCGTATTTTCCGGCGTTAGCGTTCATGGTTGCGTCTTCGTTCATGGTATTGATTTGTGCTAAGTGATGACGTTTACCAACCTGGAAGTCATTTGGATCATGGGCCGGCGTAATCTTAACCATCCCGGTCCCAAACTTAGGGTCAGCATGCTGATCAGCAACGATCGGAATCTTACGGCCAACTAACGGTACGACAACGTACTTACCAACGATGTTCTTATAACGTTCATCATGAGGATTAACCGCAACGGCAGTATCACCAAACATGGTTTCTGGACGGGTAGTCGCAATTTCAATGTAGTTATGGCCATGGAACTTGGTATCGTCAGCAAATGGATATTTAACGTGATAGAAGGCACCCTTATCATTGTGATAAGTAACTTCAATATCTGATAAAGCGGTTCGAGCCATCGGGTCCCAGTTAATGATGTATTTACCACGGTAGATTAAGCCTTCCTTATATAACTGAACGAAGACTCTACGAACGGCTTTCTTAAAGCCTGCATCCAGGGTAAATCGTTCACGGCTGTAATCTAATGAAAGGCCTAACTTAGCCCATTGCTTTTTAATTGTAGCTGCGTAATGATCTTTCCATTTCCAAATCAGAGCGATTTCTTTCTTACGACCTAAGTCGTAACGGGAAATTCCCTTCTTACGCATTTTAGCTTCAACTTTAGCCTGCGTAGCGATACCAGCATGATCCATCCCTGGTAACCAGAGAGTGTCATAACCTTGCATTCGTTTCTGACGGATCAACATATCCTGTAATGTTGTATCCCAAGCATGACCTAAATGAAGCTTACCGGTAACGTTCGGCGGTGGTAATACGATTGAATACGGCTTAGCCTTCTGATTACCACTCGGCTTAAAGATTCCTTCCTTAAGCCATTTCTTGTACATACCAGCTTCAACTTCGTTTGGGTTAAATTTCGTTGACATGTTAACGTTTCTCATATGAAATTCACCTCATTATATTTAAATCAAAAATTAATATTACCAAACAAAAAAGCACTTCTTCCTAACTAACGATAGGACGAAGTGCTTCCGCGGTACCACCTATTTTAGATTATTTATCATAATCCCACTTAATTTCGTTTAACGATCGTTGATCGGACAGGCCTACTCTGTTCAGTCCATCTACTCACAAGCTACGTTCACTCTAGCTAATTAAGGGCTTCTCATTAGCGCTCTTTCCCTGTATTAAATTTAGCTAAAATTACTGACTTGCTCTTAGTATTTATAATTAAATAATAGCTAATATCCTGTGTAGCGTCAAATAGATTAAAGCAACTGAGAAAAGATTTTCTTTTGCGAATCCAAGAATTCATCATCAGGATGAATCTCAGTGACTTTAGCATTAGCTAAAGCCTGTTTCGTTAAGCCTTTAACATCAATTAACTTTTCGTATTCACGTGATTTTTCAAGATTTGGCTTAGTCTTAGGAGACGGCGGCGTAAAGATCGTGCAGCAGTCTTCATAAGGCAAAATCGATAATTTGTAGGTTCCTAATTTCTTGGCAATCGCGATGATCTGGTTCTTATCCATTGATAATAACGGGCGAAGAACGGGTAGTGTCGTGACGTCGTTAATGGCGACCATGCTTTCCAAGGTCTGGGATGCAACCTGACCTAATGATTCACCATTGAAGATCCCACTTTCGTGACGCTGAATCGTAACTGCCGCAGCTAATCGATACATCATTCGACGCTGAATTGTCATCAGGTAACCTTCAGGAACCTTTTCCTTAATTTCTTCCTGAATCTTGGTAAACGGGACCTGAATAAAGTTAATGTGACCACAGTATTTAGCTAAATTAGCCGTCAGTTCTTTAGCCTTATTTAAAGCCTGTTTACTGGTGTACGGCGGACTGTAGAAATGAACCATGTCCACTCTAACACCACGTTTCATGGCTAGATACGTGGCAACTGGTGAATCAATTCCACCTGATAACATCAAAGTAGCACGACCCCCAGTACCAACTGGTAAGCCACCGGCACCAGGAATGGTTTCGGTCATTAAGAAGATTCCGTTAGTTCGAACTTCACAACGAACTACAATGTCGGGGTTCTTCATTTTGGCTTTAATCTTTGGGAAATGCTTAATGACGGTACTTCCTAAAGCATCATTAACGCCATAAGTATCAAGCGGGAACTTCTTGTCCTGACGCTTAGTACTGATCTTAAACGTCGTTCCGTCGCCATGGTATAATTTCTTAACCATCGCAACGGCAACTTTTTTAGCTTTGTCGAGATTCTTATGATTGTCAACTCGAACGACGGGTGAAAAGTTTTCAATTCCAAAGACACCCTTTAAATGATCCATAACTTTAACTGGATCATCACCGTTTAAACGGACGTGAAGTCGGTCCCATTGAGCGCTAACGTCCACATTTTTAAAGCTATGCAGAGCATGCTGGACGTTTTTGCCTAATTGTCGAATAAAATCGCTTCGATTTTTATGCTTGGTGGACAATTCACCGTAACGCACCATGATCTCAGTGTATTGCATTGAGTTCGTCCTTTCTTTCTTAGCTTAACTTACTGAATTGCTGATATAATTTATTGAAAACTTGATTAAAGCGTTTGGCTTCAGCAACGGTATTTTGATCGCTTAATGAAATTCGAATTGCGCTTCGTGAAATCGTTTCTGGAACCTTCATTGCACTTAACGTGTGGGATGGAGCACCGTTCTGTGAAGAACATGCACTGGTGGTCGAAATGTAAATTCCGTACTTTTCAAAAGCATGAACTACGGTTTCACCACGGACACCCTTGATTGCAAAGCACAAAATATGCGGTGCAAAGGTATCATCATTCTTAGAAAATACCTGAACCTTTGGAAATTTCTTGACGTGATTATAAATTACGCTCTTGACCTGACGCTGATGAGCAATCTTTTTTGGTTCATCCTGCATATCAAGACGGAGTGCTTTAGCCATTGCAGCAATCCCTGGTAAGTTTTCGGTACCACTGCGCATGCCAAATTCTTGACCACCGCCATCGATTAATGGAGCAAACCGACGGCCATGACGAGCGTAGATAAAGCCCGTTCCACGTGGTGCATGGAATTTATGACCAGAAACTGCTGCAAAATCAGTTCGACCATTAAAGATCTGTTTTTCAAGGCCTTTACCAACGGCTTGAACAGCATCAACATGGAAATTAATCTTTGGGTAATGCTTTAGTAATTGAGCAATTTCTTTAATGGGTTCAATAGTACCAATTTCATTATTAATCGCCATTACCGATACCAAAATCGTGGTTGGACGAATTGCGTTCTTCAAATCAGTAATTGAAATGCGACCGTACTTATCAACTGGTAAATATGTGACGTCAAAGCCCAATTTCTCTAGGGTATGCATTGAATTATATACGGCCGCATGTTCAACGGAAGTCGTAATAATGTGATTACCGAATTTTCGTTTAGCGAGAGCTGTACCTTTGATGGCCCAGTTATCACCTTCACTGCCACCACTAGTAAACAGGATTTCACTTGGCTTGACGTGTAGTAAATCAGCAATCTGTTGACGTGACTGGTTTAATAAACTATGCGCTTCAGCACCGAAATCATGTAAACTAGATGGATTACCCCAAATTTTATCACTAACGATATCATACGTTTTAAGTGCATCTGGATTTATCTTGGTGGTAGCACTGTTATCAAAATAAATCATGTAACGACTCCTTACTTATTATGCTTGTAATATTCTTTTTCAATTCGTTTGGAAGCCCCTGGTTCAACCTTGTCGATTGCACTAGATATAGTGCTTAAACTGTCATGATAATTATATTCATTTTCAAATAAGGCACGAGCTTCTTTATTAGCATGGGCCACGTTGGCGTATGAATTGCGATAACGATTTGAATACTGCATTAACTGTTCAGATAATGCAGCATCGTCAATCAAATCATTCGTCTTTTCACGTAGTTTGCTCATGTCAGTTCGAATCGTAACTAGACGTTTATTAATGTCATCCATACTGATCTTAACTTGATTGATCTTATCAGAAAGATGCTTCATCTCATTAAAGACGATGTTGTAGTAATCAATATAACTCTTTGGTAGCCCAGGTAAATTCAAACGACTAACCTTTCGATTAATATTATGTAAGGTCAAGCCAAATTTACTGATGCTATCGCGGGCGCTTGATTCTTCACGGTTTAAATCATAAACCGAATCGTTAATCTTTCGTTGCTGGGTTTCGATGTTACCCAACTGCTTTTCAGCCTTTTTCTGATGATCTAATGCATCAGAATAGATTACGCTGTTACTGGCCATAGCGTCCATATCCTTATGATGAACAGCATCGATATGGGCTAATTGATGACTCAATTTCTTAGTCGTCTGAATTTCATTATGATTTAAATCATAGTTTTGAGATAAGCGACGAAGCTCCGTCATCAAGACGTAGTTCTGTTTCTGGGCATGTTCGATGTATTCGGAAATAACATCAACATCGTTATTAACCTGGCGTTTAGCCTTAATTTCTCTCGCCATGGCATCATATAGCTGGTTGATCATCGTTTCGATCTGATGACAGTTACTTTTAACCTGGTTAATATTGAGGCCCTTTAATATGCCAACGGTTTTTTTAACTTTTGCTTCAACATACTTAACAGCACCCTTTAAATCCTGTTCAGGAAATTGATAACCTGAATTAAGCATATAGCTTAAGCCATGCTTGATTTCAGAGACTTGCTTTGGATAAATGGTTGCTAAATCTTTATATAAAGCTGGGACGGACTTCATATAAAGGCTCAAGGTGCTGGTGTTAGTTTCCAGCTTTTTTAACGCTTCTTCTGCTGAATCGTGGTCCCCATTTTCAGCTAACTTAACAAAATTATTGTAGAGACTTTTTACATAGTCTAAATAATCCTGAATTTTATTTACGCTAGGCCCATAAATATAGTTCTTGGTTAATAAACTCTTGTGGATCTTACGGAGCTTATCATTATAACTAACCAAGGCTTTGTGCTGATGCTGGGATAATTTTGATAACTGACCTAAATTGGATTTGATGTCTTTAATGGATGTCGTGATTTCACGAACGACCCGATTAGCATGGAGATATTCCTGGCGAGTCTTTAAAAAATTAAGACTTCGTGAATCACGTTCGATATCCTGAATTAAGCGATCGACAACGTCAAATGATTTGTCATGAATTTCGTGATACCGATCTCTATCATCCTGAAACTGTTCCAAAGATTTACCGGATAATTTAGTTCTACCAACTTTTTCTAAAGCTTTCCGTAATGATTCACCCTGGATGTTTTTATTTTTCTTTTCAACCAAGCGAACTTTTTGAAGCAATAAATGTTGATAGATTACGACAGCTAAATAAGCCACACCAACAATCACAATAATTGCTATTAATATGCCTAGCATGATTTTTATCCCATCCTTGATTAGTATTTTAGGTCATTTAACAATGAAATATGAGAACCAATGTAAATTATATCATAAACAATTGGCTATTGGCCTATAAATCAGGATAAATCACACAAATCAGAACCTAAGAAACGACTCCACTTTGACAACGAATTACAATCAAGATATTATAATAAGTGTGTAAAATAATGCAGCAATGTACGGTAAGCTCGTCAACATATTGGTACGCATGAAGTTTGATTAGTAACCCTCCGGCTGCTGAGGTGAACGTTCAGATCAATATGCACGAATACTAAGTACATAACTAAATTATTTTACTCCAAATTTTTAATTGGAGGAATTTTTAATGAGATACACAGGTCCTAGTTGGCGAATTTCCCGTCGTTTGGGAATTTCCTTATCAGGTACTGGTAAAGAATTATCTCGTCGACCATACGCACCAGGAGATCATGGTAATGGCCGTCGTCAGAAGTTATCCGAATACGGCATGCAGTTACGTGAAAAGCAAAAGTTACGTTACATGTACGGCTTAAGCGAACGTCAATTCTCTAACTTATTCGTTAGAGCCGGACGTATTAAGACCGGTCGTCATGGTGATAACTTCATGATTTTACTTGAACGCCGTTTAGATAACATGGTTTACCGTTTAGGTTTAGCCACTACTCGTCGTCAAGCTCGTCAATTAGTTAACCACGGTCACATTACCGTAGATAACAAACGTGTTGACATTCCTTCTTACGAAGTCAAAGTTGGCCAAGTAATCGGTGTTCGTAAGAAGTCTCAGAACATGAAGGTCATCAAGGACGCCGTCAAAGCCGTCGTTGGTCGTCCACCTTACGTATCATTCGATGCTAAGAAATTAGAAGGTAAGTTAACTCGTTTACCACAACCTGACGAACTTAACTCTAACATCAACGATGCATTAGTTGTTGAATACTACAACAAGTTACTCTAATTAATGTCACTAATGTTTATAGAAATATAATTAAGTGCTTCGCTTTTACGAAGCACTTTTTTTATAACCCAATTTAAAAAGGAGTCTTTTTCATGAGTGATACTCCCACGAATTCCGTAAACGATCGCTTAGATCGAACCATCAACGGGACACCTAAGATCAACCCTGATGAACAACGTAAATATTTAGGGACCTTTCGAGAACGGGTTTCTTTAGCCATTAAAATCAGTGATTTAAAATCTCAAAATGCGTTTAACGGCTTTAAAAAGGACCTTGAAGCCCACCCTAAATATTTACTAATCATTAACGGTAATCTAACACAAAACCTGACGATGCCCTACTTAGCCTATGCTAGTCAGCATAATATCGACTTTACGATGCGGACCGATTCATTTTACTGGACCCGAAGTCAGGATTACGGATTAATATATGCATCCCATCACAACGCCATTAATCAATACCCCGTCAACGTCATGCAGAAATATCCAGCTAAAACGGATAATCATAAGGGTAGTTCTCAGTCACCAAAAAGTTCAAAAAGCAAATCATCACTGTGGACTAAATTAAAGAAGTTATTTTAACGAGAAGGAATATCCATGTTAGCAATTAATATCTTAATGATTATTTTCACCCTATTGCTTTTAGGCATCGGGACCTTTTTATTTATGCACCGTCATAAGACGTTTCTAATCTTTAAAACGTCTGACCATCATCTAATTGGCAGTGTCGTTAAGAATTTCGGCATTACGTTCATCATTGTCGGGATCATTTCATTAATCACGATTTTGACCCAAAACACGATTTATATATGTATTGCTCTGATAATCGGTTGTATTGCGGTCACTGCATTTTACCTTTGCATTAGTAAGTTCATTCCTAAGTCCTAGGCAATGTAAGCGCTTAAATATTTGCTTATCTTCGAAAG
This window encodes:
- a CDS encoding valine--tRNA ligase; this encodes MRNVNMSTKFNPNEVEAGMYKKWLKEGIFKPSGNQKAKPYSIVLPPPNVTGKLHLGHAWDTTLQDMLIRQKRMQGYDTLWLPGMDHAGIATQAKVEAKMRKKGISRYDLGRKKEIALIWKWKDHYAATIKKQWAKLGLSLDYSRERFTLDAGFKKAVRRVFVQLYKEGLIYRGKYIINWDPMARTALSDIEVTYHNDKGAFYHVKYPFADDTKFHGHNYIEIATTRPETMFGDTAVAVNPHDERYKNIVGKYVVVPLVGRKIPIVADQHADPKFGTGMVKITPAHDPNDFQVGKRHHLAQINTMNEDATMNANAGKYEGLTRFQARKAMVNDLKKENKIIKIVPIVHAVGHSSRTGVQVEARLSTQWFVRMKPLAKRAMENQKTSNRVDFVPKRFEHTFMQWMGNIHDWCISRQLWWGHRIPAWYNKKTGKVYVGEHAPKDPENWKQDPDVLDTWFSSALWPFVTMGWPDTNAHDYKRYFPTNTLVTGYDIIFFWVSRMIFQSLHFTGKRPFKHVLLHGLIRDEHGVKMSKSLGNGIDPMDVIKKYGADALRWFLSNGTTEGQDIKFSYKKMDSAWNFVNKIWNASRYVIMNLGDMKKPVLPPRDQMNLADRWILSRLNHVVNHITAQYDKFNFGEAGRCIYDFIWDDFCDWYIEMSKAVLTGDDAQAKKNTQNVLAYVLDQTLRLLQPVMPFVTEKIWLAMPHVGNALATAKYPVDHPEFNDPQAEKEMSRLIDLIKTVRNIRAEVNAKMSSSVNILIKTNDPTLKQVFKKNYDYIQRFCHPKEFKVGSDVQVPKLAMTSVMDNAQVSIPLSELVDMKAEVKRTKDQIDNFTHEVKRSEKMLANQGFVKNAPKKLVDNEKAKKAANLSKLNAAKKRLATINNSQK
- the thiI gene encoding tRNA uracil 4-sulfurtransferase ThiI, whose protein sequence is MQYTEIMVRYGELSTKHKNRSDFIRQLGKNVQHALHSFKNVDVSAQWDRLHVRLNGDDPVKVMDHLKGVFGIENFSPVVRVDNHKNLDKAKKVAVAMVKKLYHGDGTTFKISTKRQDKKFPLDTYGVNDALGSTVIKHFPKIKAKMKNPDIVVRCEVRTNGIFLMTETIPGAGGLPVGTGGRATLMLSGGIDSPVATYLAMKRGVRVDMVHFYSPPYTSKQALNKAKELTANLAKYCGHINFIQVPFTKIQEEIKEKVPEGYLMTIQRRMMYRLAAAVTIQRHESGIFNGESLGQVASQTLESMVAINDVTTLPVLRPLLSMDKNQIIAIAKKLGTYKLSILPYEDCCTIFTPPSPKTKPNLEKSREYEKLIDVKGLTKQALANAKVTEIHPDDEFLDSQKKIFSQLL
- the ezrA gene encoding septation ring formation regulator EzrA — protein: MLGILIAIIVIVGVAYLAVVIYQHLLLQKVRLVEKKNKNIQGESLRKALEKVGRTKLSGKSLEQFQDDRDRYHEIHDKSFDVVDRLIQDIERDSRSLNFLKTRQEYLHANRVVREITTSIKDIKSNLGQLSKLSQHQHKALVSYNDKLRKIHKSLLTKNYIYGPSVNKIQDYLDYVKSLYNNFVKLAENGDHDSAEEALKKLETNTSTLSLYMKSVPALYKDLATIYPKQVSEIKHGLSYMLNSGYQFPEQDLKGAVKYVEAKVKKTVGILKGLNINQVKSNCHQIETMINQLYDAMAREIKAKRQVNNDVDVISEYIEHAQKQNYVLMTELRRLSQNYDLNHNEIQTTKKLSHQLAHIDAVHHKDMDAMASNSVIYSDALDHQKKAEKQLGNIETQQRKINDSVYDLNREESSARDSISKFGLTLHNINRKVSRLNLPGLPKSYIDYYNIVFNEMKHLSDKINQVKISMDDINKRLVTIRTDMSKLREKTNDLIDDAALSEQLMQYSNRYRNSYANVAHANKEARALFENEYNYHDSLSTISSAIDKVEPGASKRIEKEYYKHNK
- a CDS encoding cysteine desulfurase family protein, with the protein product MIYFDNSATTKINPDALKTYDIVSDKIWGNPSSLHDFGAEAHSLLNQSRQQIADLLHVKPSEILFTSGGSEGDNWAIKGTALAKRKFGNHIITTSVEHAAVYNSMHTLEKLGFDVTYLPVDKYGRISITDLKNAIRPTTILVSVMAINNEIGTIEPIKEIAQLLKHYPKINFHVDAVQAVGKGLEKQIFNGRTDFAAVSGHKFHAPRGTGFIYARHGRRFAPLIDGGGQEFGMRSGTENLPGIAAMAKALRLDMQDEPKKIAHQRQVKSVIYNHVKKFPKVQVFSKNDDTFAPHILCFAIKGVRGETVVHAFEKYGIYISTTSACSSQNGAPSHTLSAMKVPETISRSAIRISLSDQNTVAEAKRFNQVFNKLYQQFSKLS